A DNA window from Doryrhamphus excisus isolate RoL2022-K1 chromosome 2, RoL_Dexc_1.0, whole genome shotgun sequence contains the following coding sequences:
- the LOC131110172 gene encoding 5-hydroxytryptamine receptor 1A-beta-like yields the protein MEDANNTPALFHVDSPLNKTSTSEEDDVELSYQVITSFLLSALILCAIFGNACVVAAIALERSLQNVANYLIGSLAVTDLMVSVLVLPMAALYQVLNRWTLGQIPCDIFISLDVLCCTSSILHLCVIALDRYWAITEPIDYMKKRTPRRAAVLISVTWLVGFSISVPPMLIMRSQPNSVDEDRKNPKECKIRQDLWYTIYSTFGAFYIPLMLMLVLYGRIFKAARFRIRRTVRKSEPKKATHSGLASSPALFHKKTPREAQTKNWKRSVEPRPMPCVNGAVKHAEDGESLEIIEVHSSLKGNLLLPGTPSTVPLFESRHEKATEAKRKIALARERKTVKTLGIIIGTFILCWLPFFIVALVMPFCQERCYMPRWLMDVINWLGYSNSLLNPIIYAYFNKDFQGAFKKIIKCHFCRP from the coding sequence ATGGAGGACGCAAACAACACGCCGGCATTGTTCCACGTTGACTCCCCTCTCAACAAAACCTCAACAAGTGAAGAAGACGACGTGGAGCTGAGTTACCAAGTCATCACGTCCTTCCTTTTAAGCGCGCTTATCCTGTGCGCAATCTTTGGGAACGCGTGCGTGGTGGCGGCCATCGCGCTGGAGCGCTCCCTGCAGAATGTGGCCAACTATTTGATCGGTTCTCTGGCCGTTACCGATTTGATGGTATCGGTTCTGGTTCTGCCCATGGCGGCGCTGTACCAGGTGTTAAACAGGTGGACTCTGGGTCAAATTCCGTGCGACATCTTCATCTCTTTGGATGTGTTATGCTGTACTTCGTCTATCCTGCACCTGTGCGTCATCGCTCTAGACCGCTACTGGGCCATAACCGAGCCGATAGACTACATGAAGAAGAGGACACCTCGGAGAGCAGCGGTTCTGATTAGCGTCACCTGGTTGGTCGGGTTCTCCATCTCGGTGCCGCCTATGTTGATAATGCGCTCCCAACCGAACAGCGTGGATGAAGACAGGAAGAACCCAAAAGAGTGTAAGATCAGGCAAGACCTATGGTACACAATTTACTCCACGTTCGGTGCTTTTTACATCCCGCTTATGCTCATGTTGGTTCTATACGGGCGGATATTTAAAGCGGCACGGTTCCGCATCAGAAGAACCGTGCGTAAAAGTGAACCAAAGAAAGCGACGCACTCCGGCTTGGCTTCATCCCCAGCGCTCTTCCATAAAAAGACTCCCAGAGAGGCGCAGACTAAAAACTGGAAACGGAGCGTCGAGCCCCGGCCAATGCCTTGCGTAAACGGCGCAGTCAAACACGCCGAGGATGGAGAATCCCTGGAGATCATCGAAGTCCACAGCAGCCTCAAAGGAAACCTTCTTCTCCCCGGCACGCCGAGTACGGTGCCGCTGTTCGAGAGCAGGCATGAGAAGGCCACCGAGGCCAAGAGGAAGATCGCTCTGGCTCGGGAGCGCAAAACTGTCAAGACGCTCGGCATCATTATCGGCACATTCATCCTCTGCTGGCTGCCTTTCTTCATCGTCGCACTGGTCATGCCCTTCTGCCAGGAGCGGTGCTACATGCCCCGCTGGCTCATGGACGTGATCAACTGGCTGGGATACTCCAACTCGCTGCTTAATCCCATCATTTACGCATACTTCAACAAAGACTTTCAGGGGGcttttaagaaaataatcaaGTGCCATTTCTGCAGACCCTAG